A region of the Lysobacter sp. K5869 genome:
GTACTCCTCTTCCACCAGCACCAGGCTCTGGCCCATGAACGGCGCCGGCTTCTTGAGCACGCGGTAGTCGGTGTAATCGGCGCGCACGTTCGGCTTGAGGTCGAAGTAGCCGGCCTGGATGTAGGCCTGCAGCGCGGGGCCGGACGGCGCGGCGCGCTCGCCCTTGGCGCGGTCGTAGCGCATCGCCTCGGTCAGGCCTTTCTCCAGCGCCGCGTCGTCGGCGAAGGCGGCCAGCGGCGACAGGGCGCAGGCCAGCACGGCCAACAGCAGGGGAGCTTTCATCGGGGGATCTCCTTATCGCGATCGTTCGCCCGGTGCGGGCGGCGCGACAGCCTACCATCGGCGATGCGCGGTTTCTCGCTGTAGGAGCGGCGTAAGCCGCGAACACCCGAAGCGACGCAAAAACGCGTGGCGTCCGAAGCCCGCAGCGCTAAGGACGCTTTAATGCGTCCGCGCATCTTGGCTTCGGTCGGGGCGCTTTCGTGCGTCGCTTCGGGTGTTCGCGGCTTACGCCGCTCCTACAGGCGGATCCCTAGGACGCGTTACACGCCGCAGCCGCCGCCGGGGACCAGCGGGCGCACTTCGCATTCGATGTCCCAGCCGTCGCCGTGCACGTCGAGGAAACGGCGGGTGTGGGCGATCGCCGCGTCCAGATCGGGCGCCTCGAACAAGGCGTAGCCGCCGATCACTTCCTTGCTTTCGGTGAACGGCCCGTCGGTGGCGCTGATCTTGCCGCCGCGCAGGCGCAGGCGCTTGCCTTGCGCGCTGGGCAGCAGGCCGGAGGTCTGGATCAGCACGCCTTCGCGGGTCATCTCCTCCATCAGCCGGCCCATGTCGGCCATGAGCCGCTCGTCCGGCGCGGCGGCGGTGGTTTCGTCGATTCGGATCAGGGAAAGAAAGCGCATGCAGGCTCCGTAAAGTGGGCTCGAGAGAGCCCGACCATCGGGCTCTTACCGAGACGACGAATACGCAGCGCCGATTTCGACAATCCCGCGCAGCGCGGCCGCTAATTCGGCCGCGCCGCCTATTTCGGCAAATCGCCGCCGTCTTCAGCGCTTGCGCCAGGCCCGCAGCAAGCGCATCGGCGTGCGCGCCGGGGCGGTGGTGAAACGCCGCGGCAGCCCGCCGCCGCGGCGGGTCTGGCCCTGGCCCTGGCGCTGGAACTGCGTGCGCTGCTGCAGCGAGGGCGACCGGCGCGTCTGCGCCTGACGCTGGTACTGCATCGACCGGCGCGCCTGCATCTGCCGCTGGAACTGGGTCTGCCCGCCGCCGCGCGCCTGCCGCTGCACCAGCACGGTCTGGCGCACCTGCTTCTGCGCCTGCGCCTGCGTCTGCATCGGCGCGGCGGCGCCCGCCGGGGCCGGCGCCGGGGCCGCGCGCGGCGCGGATTCGTCGAACCGGTAGTTCTGCAGCCCCATCGGCGCCGGCGCGCAACCGCGGCCGTAATAGAACCAGACGCCTTGACGGCCGGCGGCCACCGCCACGTCGCGGCAACCGTCGCCGTTGAAATCGCCGTGGACGAGCCCGTGCGCGCCGATCCGCGCCAACGCGCGCGAAGCGCCGCGCCACTGCGGCGCGGCCGGCGCGCCGTCGCGCTGCGCTTGATAGGCCAGCACGCCCGCGTCGCCCGGCGCGCCGGCCGGATGCTGCACCGACACCACGTCGGCGCGCCCGTCGCCGTCGAAATCGGCGATCTGCGGCGGCGAGATCGCGGCGAAGCCCGGATACGGCCGCGCCGCAGCGAATCCGCCGTCGGCCGAGCGCAAGGACAGCGACGACATCCCGGCCTCGGCGCTGCCGACCAGCAGGTCCGCGCGGCCGTCGCCGTCGAAATCGCCCAGCGCCGGCATCGCCGCCGGCCACGCCGGCAACGAACCGATCGGCGAGGCCTCGCCCAACCCGCCTTCCGCCAATTGCGGCCGCCACAGCAAGCGGCTGCCGCCGCGCGCGGCGTCGGGTTCGCGGTAAATCAGGTCGCGGCGGCCGTCGCCGTCGAAGTCCAGCACGCCGACCACGCGCGCCGACGGCCCGCCGAGCGGCGC
Encoded here:
- a CDS encoding YciI family protein, producing the protein MRFLSLIRIDETTAAAPDERLMADMGRLMEEMTREGVLIQTSGLLPSAQGKRLRLRGGKISATDGPFTESKEVIGGYALFEAPDLDAAIAHTRRFLDVHGDGWDIECEVRPLVPGGGCGV
- a CDS encoding VCBS repeat-containing protein — its product is MRGWAWKIWIGVGFAGLVAVFSWPRAPAAAAAQTPAPASAPEAAPIGGAPAPQRAADDPRAPSAAPAGGAGGYALVPGPRYRSGVADPNSSRGGGERAFVSVAVGDVDGDGRDDLVATTEDGSVQVFAQKPQGGLRFPPRVWSAPNGGGRPATSALLVDLNGDGAMDVVVAREAAPASALPAGLDVLLSDGRGGLSLRRVPVEIGAADELNAMDVDQDGREDLVALVQRAGAAGECARRAGDACTRVRTLYGDGQGGIREIAEAPLGGPSARVVGVLDFDGDGRRDLIYREPDAARGGSRLLWRPQLAEGGLGEASPIGSLPAWPAAMPALGDFDGDGRADLLVGSAEAGMSSLSLRSADGGFAAARPYPGFAAISPPQIADFDGDGRADVVSVQHPAGAPGDAGVLAYQAQRDGAPAAPQWRGASRALARIGAHGLVHGDFNGDGCRDVAVAAGRQGVWFYYGRGCAPAPMGLQNYRFDESAPRAAPAPAPAGAAAPMQTQAQAQKQVRQTVLVQRQARGGGQTQFQRQMQARRSMQYQRQAQTRRSPSLQQRTQFQRQGQGQTRRGGGLPRRFTTAPARTPMRLLRAWRKR